The stretch of DNA gtttatttttttcaagatgtCACAGTTGCTGTCTCCTTGCTGAGCATGTTGATGATTGCCATCGAGCGTTATTACGCGATTTCTCGTCTATTCATTGCAGATTACCGCCAATATAAACGGGCCACAATCATAATATCACTTTCTTGGTTTTTAGCCTTTCTCATATATTCGACACATTTTTACACGTATAAATTGCTTGTTGAAGAAGAAGGCACCATTTGTACTTACAGCTGGCATCCCCTTGTTCTAGATGCATCTCATGATGACGCCTGGAAGATCGATTTTCTCTTTCACTCAATCTTGTTCATTTTCGTTCCCTTCGTAATCATAACGATCCTTCATGCTATAATCCTCATCAAAATCAGACGCATCCCCATAGCAGAACTGGGAAGTGACACGTTTAAGCAACGCAGAGAAAGACGTTACCGAAAAGTGCTCCGAATACTTTTCGCTGTCGTCATCGCATTTGGCGTTTGTTGGTTTCCTTATATAGGTTACGTTTACGTGAACGCTTACGTTTGGAGTAATAAAGAAACAGAGCCACCGTGCAGCGTCCTCTTCTTCGGACAATGGGCCCTATATCTGGCGTATTTCAACTCATCGGTTAATCCAGCGATTTATTTTGCGTTCAGTGCAAATTATCAATATGGTGCAGCCAGTCTTTTTCGAGCTTGTAGGCCTTCTTTCTCTGCTAAGCGTGGGAAACAGGCTGTTAAGCAAATCGAACTACTTCACTTAAGACGTACACCCAGAGGAAAATAAAGCTGAAGAAACAAGGTTAGGAGTCTCCAGAACCAAAGTGAGGGGTGATGTTGCATATGGTAAAGGTTTGGAAAGGATAGAGCTGCTACTTCTCGAAAATGAATAACGCTTGCTTTTATTAGATCAAGTCGGCTGGGAATTTTCCTTAACCAAAGTTCAAGCGGGTTTGAAAACGAAAATAAATTCGAAGGACGCACTTTGACTTTCGATTTTaagcgacaaagaaaacaaagtaaCTACGCGAATATGTATATGAAGTCAATTTCCGCCCAAACAAATTTCCCTGTGATAAATTCAGCATAATTGGCACCCAATGAGTAGTTGGAATCAAACTGACAACGTCTCATCCGGTTGTAAAGTATTTATGGCACATCTTATTTCCTGTGCTAAACCCATGACGAAGTACACATGGCAATCCCGGGAATACACAGAAAAGAGTCAACAGATCAACTGAAAAACCCAATATAAGCAGCGTGAATATGTTTTCGAGAATATTTTAAACTGACATCTTTTCTTCCATGATTTACTTTCAAAGACAAAGACTCAAGCATTATTCATGGGCTCCAGGCAATAAGATTCATGTAACTTTCAAATGTGCATGTTTGGTGAGCTTACAACTGATTAGATAAGTGGTTTAGATTAACGTcaatgaa from Montipora capricornis isolate CH-2021 chromosome 9, ASM3666992v2, whole genome shotgun sequence encodes:
- the LOC138015689 gene encoding QRFP-like peptide receptor → MKENNITAKAVEEQLYSSCNVSNSTTTEIARVITCIFIFLSSLFGNFLVILVIYRNRQMRTIVNLIIANMALSDCLCTLFVIPKDVTQTFTYPDAWLVTGAVGEALCKIVYFFQDVTVAVSLLSMLMIAIERYYAISRLFIADYRQYKRATIIISLSWFLAFLIYSTHFYTYKLLVEEEGTICTYSWHPLVLDASHDDAWKIDFLFHSILFIFVPFVIITILHAIILIKIRRIPIAELGSDTFKQRRERRYRKVLRILFAVVIAFGVCWFPYIGYVYVNAYVWSNKETEPPCSVLFFGQWALYLAYFNSSVNPAIYFAFSANYQYGAASLFRACRPSFSAKRGKQAVKQIELLHLRRTPRGK